The sequence ACGCCACCCATCAGGCGTTCTCCACGAAGTCGCTCTTCACCATGATCACGCAGGGCCAGCTGCAGATCATCAACGGAGGGACCTACGCCCTGAGCGACGCTGCCCAGGCGCACCGCGACCTGGCCGGCCGCACGGTGACCGGCAAACTCTCCCTCGACCCGTCCCAGTAGGATTCGACGGATCTTCATGTGCCGCGGAGTCGCGGCTCCGCAGCACATGACGCGCAAGGTGCTCCGGCGGGAGGAGCACCCCCACACAGGGAGCATGGTCAATGGCTGAACAGAGCAGCGTGGTGCGCGGAGTGACTGCTTCCGAGCGGGTCTTTCAGGTCCAACTCGCGTTCAAAGATCTCGGCCCGGGCGACCACGGCACAGGCGAGATAGCCCGGGCCGCAGGACTCAACGACGCTACCGTCAGCCGCATCCTCGCGGCCGGCGTGTACGAAGGCATCTTCCGCCGGGCGCAGGGCACGACGCGCGGCCGCTGGCAACTGGGGCAGGGCAGCGCGGCCATCGGCTTCAATGCCATTGACGACGCCTACAGCGCCCAGATGCCGACGGACAAGGTCAAAGCCGTCCTGACGAACCTGCATGACAAGACCGACAGCGGGCTGACGTTCCTCTACACCCGCGCCACGGGAGAGGTGCCCGGCCGCCAGTGCGTCGAGATGGGCGTCGGGGACTCCGACCTCGAAGAGCTCAACATGACCACAGCTGCGGTCCTTTCCGTCACCCGCTCCCTGCGCACAGGCGCCTCCGGGCGCACCATCTTGGCCTACCTCGGCGACAGCCTCGTGCAGCGTGTCATCGCGCAGGAGATCCCCCCGCATGTAGGCCCTGGCGTGATCAGGGACGACGCCGAGCTCATCGCCTCCCTGCAGACGATCCGGGATCGCGGATACGCGCTGGGCTACCAGGAATGCATGGCCGAGTGGCACAGCTGCGCAGCCCCTGTCTTCTGGGACGACACCATCACCGCGTCCGTGCTCCTGCTCAAGAAGGCCGAGCTCGGTGAGATCCCCGAGGCCTATGTCACCGCCACGGTGCGCGCCGCAGCCCAACTCAGCGGCCTGCGCGGCGGATGGCCCGGAGCCCTGCGCGACGAAGCCTGACATTCACGCGCCGACAGGGCCGAACGGATCGCTTCCGCTCGGCCCTTCGCTCTGCCGTCGACGGCAGCGAGCCCGCCCCTGCTGTAGAGGCGTGGTGAACTGCCCACCGAGCCGCCCGGTGTACGGGACGACGCACCCTTCGGACGCAATCGGCGGCCTGACTGACAGGCACGCGTACGGGCCCATCACGAGCGCGTGCCGCTCTACGGGCCCCATAGACCCCGTCGCTAGGCCACTCTCACCACATCCGCGGATTTGATCAGCTCGGGGACCCATGCCTTGGCCGAACTCAGCCGCAAATTGTGCCCCGCCACCTCCAGGGCCCGAAAGGCGCCGCCCTCGTCTCCGGCGTCACTGTGCTGCAGAAGGCCCTTGACCAGTCCAACAGGGGTCGTGTCTCCCTTGGCCGCCACCTCGAAGTGACCTGCCACCGCGGCCGGCTTCGCGTTCAAGCGGGCGAGCGCACCGGTGAACTGTGCACGAGCGCCGTAGCAGTTGGTGAGAATCAGGGCGGACACCGACCAGGAACGGGCGGGGAGGCCGTCGAGAAGGACGAAGGCGCCGTCGCTGCTGGGCCCGAGCCACGCCCCGTCGGTGTCGACGGCACCGTGCAGGTCCGCGATGACCAGTTCATCCTCCCCCAGCGCGGACAGTGCTGACACGAGGTCGGATGCCGTAGCGACCGGGACGTCCAGGCGCTCCCCGATCAGTCCGGCATCCCGGTAGTGGGCGAGCATGCCGTGCATCGCCCCCAGGTAGGGGCGCAAGCCACGGTCGGCAGTGCTGTAGATGTGGCGCACCGTCCACGGCGATTCGTACGACAAGGCACTCCCCAGTTTGTTTCGCACCGGCACGCGCCGGCGGGTGCGCGGCTCACCGGTCTGGTTCTCCGGCATCTTCCCCCGTCGGGCCGGGAGGAAGGGGCGGGTCGAGGTCCGACGCACGGTTCACGGCAGGCTCGCACAGGCTCATGGATCTTCGCGCGGAACTTCGTGCTGGGCCTCAAACGAAGGGCTGGCGATGTTCTCCTCGCATCAGGTCCTCCACTGGTTCGGGTAGATGAACCTGGCTCCGCACGGGCAGATCACATCAAGGTTCTCGCCTGGCTCGCCTTCAAGGGGCAGCCCCAGGTCCATGGTGCATGTCGGGCAGGCGACGTGCCGCAACTCCCACTGGTCATCACCAGTGGGACCTCGCAAAAGATGCAGCCCACCCCGTGCAGCCCGCGGTACGACCCGCCCCCAACACGGCCCTGCGATCGCACTTCCGGCCTCCGGAACACGGTTTACGGCGACGGCGTTGCCAGGGCTATTTCTGGCGATCTGGAACACTGACGCAGCGGAGACAGTCCGGCGCCGCCCGGGCGCCCGGAAGCACGGGCGATGGGACGGTGGCCGGGAGCTACCGCCGCCGCGCAGGCACCCCTTGCGGCGGCTCGTGTCACCGCGCCGGCCAGGCCGCGGGGCCGCTGTCGCCGGGAAGGTGAAGTTGATGGTTGGGGGCGAACGGCTTGTCGGTCGCTACGAGTTGCGCGAGGTCCTCGGCGCCGGCGGGATGGGTGTGGTCCACCGGGCCTTCGACAGGCGGCTGGGCCGCGAGGTCGCGGTCAAGGTCGTCGACCTGTCCTCCGCGTCCGAGGCGGAGCGGGTCCGGTTCGAACGAGAGGCCCTGGCGGTGGGGCGGCTGCGCAGCGAGCACGTGGTCACCGTGCACGACGTCGGCGAAGACGTCGTCAACGGTGTCCGCGTCGGGTTCCTGGTGATGGAACTGCTCGAGGGCGCGCCACTGAACTCCGTGCTGACGGCCGGGCTGCCGTCGGTGGAAGACGTGATCTCCTGGGGCCGGCAGATGGGCCGAGCCCTGCGTGACGCACACACCGCCGGAGTCGTCCACCGTGACGTGAAGCCGTCGAACGTGATCATCTCGCCGCAGGGCGCGGCCACGCTCGTCGACTTCGGCATCGCGCGCCTGAACACCGTCAGCTGCGAGACGCTCACCATGCCTGGCACCGTGGTGGGCACCCCCGCCTACATGGCGCCCGAGCGGCTCCGGGGAGAGGCGTCCGACGAGCGGTGCGATCTGTACGGGCTGGGCTGCGTGCTCTACGAACTACTCACCGGGCAGCCGCCGTTCGGCCGGGGAACGGTACGCGCCGAGGGGGCCGATCCGGTGCCGGTGCGCCGGATGCGTCCGGGTGTCCCGGTCGCCCTGGAGGACCTCGTGCTGGACCTGCTGCGGGCGGATCCGGCGAACCGCCCGGACGCGGTGGAGGCAGAACGGCGCCTGGCCGCGGTTCGCGCATCCCGCACCGCGGTGGCCGTTCGCACGGCACCGGTGACGGCGGTGTGGGATGCGCCGACCCGGACAGCGACCCGAGGCGCGGGAGGCGCCGTCGAGCCTGCAATGTCCTCTCCGTCCGTCACTCCCCCGGTGCCCGGCGCGACGCCCGAGGCGCGCGAATCGGTCGCGGGCCGGGCGGCGCTCGTCGGGGCGGCCGCACTGTGGGGGCAGCTCGTGCTGTTCACCGCGCTGCCCGGCTGGTGGGCAGCCGCGGTGGCCGCAGTGCTGGGAGGGGCCCTAGCGGTGTGCTGCGCGCCGCCGGCGCAGCCGCAGCTGCGGTCGGGCACAGTCCCCTTGGCGGCGATGTGTACGACGGGCGCCGTAAGCGTCTACCTGGTGGGATGGTCCCCGGTCCCGTGGTGGGGGGTGCTGACCGTGACCGTGCTGCTCTCCCCTGTCCTGGTAGAGGTAGGTGAGCTGGTCGGTATGGTCACGGCCCGTGTGACTGGCGATGGCGGGCTCCCGGAGGACGCCGGATCAGCGGCAGGGCTGGTGAACGCCGTGGCCGTGGTGATCATGCTTCTGCACGGGAGGCACCCTGTGGTCGTAGTTCTGGTCGGAGGAGTCGGCATATGGCTGGTGACTTCGCTCGCATCGGCAGTACCGCTGCGATCGGTGAGCAGGTGCACTGGCCGGCACCGCTAGGCGGCACGGCCCTCGTTGCGGCGGACCGCGTCGACCTCGACCTGGCAGAACCTGTAGCCCGCTAGGTGCCCACAACCATGCAGCTGACGTTCAATGCTCAACAAGTTCTGTCAGACGGCACGAGAGCGAGGTGCCGAGTCACCGAGAACGGCCCTCCAGATGGCCTGCAGACGCCACCGTCAGCTCCGGGCGGCCTCGGCCTCTTCCGGTCTCTCTCCGGCATCCAGCACGGGGTGGGACCGCCATGCCTCCTCCTGACGCATCGGCGACCCGAGGTAGCAGAACGGAGACCAGGTGCCGGCCAAGACCACTCCTGCCCCACCAACAGGCATGTTCACAGGAGTCCTTGACGCATCCGCATTGCCATACGTAACCCTCCGACGCCCCACGACTCGGGGGCTTCCCGGCGCATCCAGAACAGTCCGGCTCGACTCCTTCCGCTGCCATCGGGCCCCGGGTGTCGATCTCCCGTGATCCCTGAGCACTCGAGTCCCGCCGCCTGAAGAGAAGCGGACAAGCAACGTGCCTCCTGTGCCTGCGGGAGACGACAGCGCCCCGCCCGTCGCCGCTGGAAGGTTGTGCTGATGCTGTTCACGCTGAACGCCCGAAGTGACTGCGACGATCGCCAGGGGGACATCAGGCGTCGAGCTAGGCGGGACTGCCTAAAGGATCATGCACCCTGAACTTTGCCACCCGGGGGCTCCTGGGCGCTATTGAGGATGACGCCGATCACTAGCACGTCGAGCTCGTGGCGTAGGAGGAAGAGCCGCTCAAGGCCACCTGACACACGGACGACCGGATGCTCTGTTGCGCTCCATCACTGCGGCGAGATTCAGGAACTTCACGCCCGGTTGAAGCGTCCGAGATGAAGTGGATTGGCCCTTCAACGTTCAGCCAACTGATCAGCCTTCCATGGAGGAGATGGCCCCAACAGGTGAAAGCATCCGACTTCATTGTCCGCCGTTGGAACCCGATCTAGTCGCTTTGCTGGTGCCTCAGCCCCTCTCAACCGAGCATTCATACTCCCCAGTTGACTGAGGTCAGATCCATCAAAGTCCACACATTCGATCACGACCTGGAAATACATCTGCGCCGCCTTGATGCCTCAACTTGGACAGGCTAGGTCGGTCGCACCCTCTGCAACTGGGTCGCTCGTTAGCCAGATAGTCGCTCTCATAGCAGCGGGGGAATCGAGCGGTCTCACGGATCCATCTGACCGAGAGTGTGGGCGATGCGCGCTGTCATCTCCAGCTTGAGTATTAATCAAGGCGCGGAAGTCAGAGGACTCCTCGTCGACTGGCGAAACACCACACTGCATGTCTCGTCGGCTACTCCATGAACCTGAGTTGAGACCAGCAGCACTCGTTGAGGTTCATGGAGTCATCTAAGTGTCAGCCTGGTACCTACCTGATCCCGGATCACGAACGCAGCCCACTCCCCCGGCTCAGGACATTCTTCGGTCGACCAGCCTTGGCTGCAATCCACCCCTCTCCGCCCCTTTGGCGCCTAGCGGATCCCCAACCACCCGGCACACAGAGAGATCGATCCCATTGCCCGGGTTGGCGAGCTCTGCCCTGCTAGACTGGAACAAGAAAAGAGGCGCTGACCTGCACAAACAAACATCGCTCCAAACATGCCAGCAAGTGTGTGCGCACACCTCGACGAGTGCTTGAACAGCAGCAGATGCAGAGGGGTTGGTCACCACCTGTGGCCTACCGAGGATCCAAAGTTTGAGTAAGACGAGGAGCAGGGTGTGTATCACTACCGATCTGCGCACCTTAAGCACCGTAGGCTTCCAGATCAGTTTGCAAGCACGATAGGGGACTCGT comes from Streptomyces sp. NBC_01454 and encodes:
- a CDS encoding IclR family transcriptional regulator domain-containing protein, with protein sequence MAEQSSVVRGVTASERVFQVQLAFKDLGPGDHGTGEIARAAGLNDATVSRILAAGVYEGIFRRAQGTTRGRWQLGQGSAAIGFNAIDDAYSAQMPTDKVKAVLTNLHDKTDSGLTFLYTRATGEVPGRQCVEMGVGDSDLEELNMTTAAVLSVTRSLRTGASGRTILAYLGDSLVQRVIAQEIPPHVGPGVIRDDAELIASLQTIRDRGYALGYQECMAEWHSCAAPVFWDDTITASVLLLKKAELGEIPEAYVTATVRAAAQLSGLRGGWPGALRDEA
- a CDS encoding serine/threonine-protein kinase, with the protein product MVGGERLVGRYELREVLGAGGMGVVHRAFDRRLGREVAVKVVDLSSASEAERVRFEREALAVGRLRSEHVVTVHDVGEDVVNGVRVGFLVMELLEGAPLNSVLTAGLPSVEDVISWGRQMGRALRDAHTAGVVHRDVKPSNVIISPQGAATLVDFGIARLNTVSCETLTMPGTVVGTPAYMAPERLRGEASDERCDLYGLGCVLYELLTGQPPFGRGTVRAEGADPVPVRRMRPGVPVALEDLVLDLLRADPANRPDAVEAERRLAAVRASRTAVAVRTAPVTAVWDAPTRTATRGAGGAVEPAMSSPSVTPPVPGATPEARESVAGRAALVGAAALWGQLVLFTALPGWWAAAVAAVLGGALAVCCAPPAQPQLRSGTVPLAAMCTTGAVSVYLVGWSPVPWWGVLTVTVLLSPVLVEVGELVGMVTARVTGDGGLPEDAGSAAGLVNAVAVVIMLLHGRHPVVVVLVGGVGIWLVTSLASAVPLRSVSRCTGRHR